The following are from one region of the Candidatus Omnitrophota bacterium genome:
- a CDS encoding YbhB/YbcL family Raf kinase inhibitor-like protein, giving the protein MKLTVKSAAFQEGGMIPKSYTCDGKNVSPPLAWDHGPAETKGYALICDDPDAPMGTWVHWVLFNLPASIVELPENVPAKETLENGARHGINDFRKLGYGGPCPPSGTHRYFFRVYALDAEMALKPGASKAELVKAMKGRVLAEGQLMGKYKR; this is encoded by the coding sequence CGTTTCAAGAGGGGGGTATGATTCCAAAATCATATACTTGCGATGGGAAGAATGTTTCTCCCCCGTTGGCATGGGATCATGGCCCGGCGGAGACGAAGGGTTACGCCCTGATCTGCGACGATCCCGACGCGCCGATGGGGACTTGGGTGCATTGGGTGCTTTTCAATCTTCCCGCCAGCATCGTCGAGCTGCCGGAGAACGTCCCCGCCAAGGAGACGTTGGAGAATGGGGCCAGACACGGAATCAACGATTTCCGCAAGTTAGGCTATGGCGGCCCCTGCCCGCCCAGCGGGACGCATCGCTATTTCTTCCGGGTCTATGCGCTGGACGCCGAGATGGCCCTCAAGCCCGGCGCCAGCAAGGCGGAGTTGGTAAAGGCGATGAAGGGGCGCGTGCTGGCGGAAGGGCAATTGATGGGGAAGTATAAGCGGTGA